A single genomic interval of Roseibaca calidilacus harbors:
- the phnG gene encoding phosphonate C-P lyase system protein PhnG yields MTESEPRRDWMGLLARAPGPMLDRLWPDPAPAFDWLRRPEQGSMMVQGRAGAVGAAFNLGEVTVTRASVRLGCGTVGHALVQGLDARKAERAALLDALLQTSAHNDLAVRVLTPLREAEAQAQAARAKRAAATKVDFFTMVRGEA; encoded by the coding sequence ATGACCGAATCCGAACCGCGCCGCGACTGGATGGGCCTGCTGGCCCGCGCGCCCGGTCCCATGCTGGACAGGCTTTGGCCCGACCCGGCCCCGGCCTTCGACTGGCTTCGTCGCCCCGAGCAGGGCAGCATGATGGTGCAGGGCCGCGCCGGTGCCGTTGGGGCCGCGTTCAATCTGGGCGAAGTCACGGTGACGCGCGCATCTGTCCGGCTGGGCTGCGGCACGGTCGGTCACGCGCTGGTGCAGGGTCTGGATGCGCGCAAGGCTGAGCGCGCGGCGCTGCTGGATGCGCTTTTGCAAACGTCTGCGCACAACGATCTGGCCGTGCGGGTTCTGACGCCCTTGCGCGAGGCCGAGGCGCAGGCGCAAGCGGCGCGCGCAAAACGGGCCGCCGCCACCAAGGTCGATTTCTTTACCATGGTTCGGGGGGAAGCGTGA
- the phnH gene encoding phosphonate C-P lyase system protein PhnH, with product MDGLTPGFDQPATDAARAFRMVLDAMAHPGRIVTLDGPAAPAPCSQAACVALLTLADATTPLHLAGAHDCGPLRDWVAFHLAAPLVGPEDATFALGTWGALGPLTAYRQGAPDYPDRSATLIVEMPALVPNGTRLTGPGIETAAYLSLPDAGALRGNAARFPLGLDFLFTSGAQLAALPRTTKLGDS from the coding sequence ATGGATGGTTTGACCCCTGGTTTCGACCAGCCCGCAACCGATGCCGCCCGCGCCTTTCGCATGGTGTTGGATGCGATGGCGCATCCCGGCCGCATAGTCACGTTGGATGGCCCCGCTGCGCCCGCGCCCTGTTCGCAAGCCGCCTGCGTGGCGCTGCTAACCTTGGCCGATGCGACAACGCCGCTGCATCTGGCGGGCGCGCATGATTGCGGCCCCTTGCGCGACTGGGTGGCCTTTCATCTGGCGGCGCCGCTGGTTGGCCCGGAAGATGCCACCTTCGCGCTGGGCACATGGGGCGCGCTTGGACCGCTGACAGCCTATCGCCAAGGCGCACCCGACTATCCCGACCGCTCTGCCACGCTGATTGTTGAAATGCCCGCCTTGGTGCCGAACGGCACGCGCTTGACCGGGCCGGGCATTGAAACGGCCGCATATCTGTCCTTGCCCGACGCCGGCGCTTTGCGCGGCAATGCCGCGCGCTTCCCCTTGGGGCTGGATTTTCTGTTCACAAGCGGTGCGCAGTTGGCGGCCCTGCCGCGCACGACCAAACTGGGGGATAGCTGA
- a CDS encoding carbon-phosphorus lyase complex subunit PhnI: MYVAVKGGARAIANAHAWLDEARRGDREVPEMGADQIREQLALAVDRVMAEGSLYDPDLAALALKQARGDTIEAVFLIRAFRTTLPRFGASVPVQTDKMQLSRRISATYKDAPGGQVLGPTFDYTHRLLDFGLAKGRDVPPAPQAETGLDPAPHILSHLGGEGLMQSEPQAMGAVPDLTRDPLAFPAERALRLQALARGDEGFLLSLAYSTQRGYGRNHAFVGELRIGVVRVAAHLPELGFDIEFAEITLTECETVNQFQGSKTQPAQFTRGYGLVFGQSERKAISMALVDRALRAEELGEDLSGAPAQDAEFVLSHCDNIQSSGFLEHIKLPHYVDFQAELELVRKLRREAGADAVPEAAE, translated from the coding sequence ATGTATGTGGCTGTCAAAGGCGGCGCACGCGCCATTGCCAACGCCCATGCTTGGCTGGACGAGGCGCGGCGCGGCGACCGCGAGGTGCCGGAAATGGGCGCGGACCAGATCCGCGAACAACTTGCGCTGGCGGTGGACCGGGTGATGGCCGAAGGGTCATTATATGACCCGGACTTGGCCGCGCTGGCGCTGAAGCAGGCGCGGGGCGACACGATCGAAGCTGTCTTCCTGATCCGCGCTTTTCGCACCACCTTGCCGCGTTTCGGGGCCAGTGTGCCGGTGCAGACGGACAAGATGCAATTGTCGCGCCGTATCTCTGCCACTTACAAGGATGCACCGGGCGGGCAGGTTCTGGGGCCGACTTTCGATTACACGCATCGGCTGCTGGATTTCGGGCTGGCAAAGGGCCGTGACGTGCCGCCCGCGCCGCAGGCCGAGACCGGGCTGGACCCCGCCCCGCATATCCTGAGCCATCTGGGCGGCGAAGGGCTGATGCAGTCCGAACCTCAAGCCATGGGCGCGGTGCCGGACCTGACCCGCGACCCGCTGGCCTTTCCCGCCGAGCGTGCGCTGCGCTTGCAGGCGCTGGCGCGCGGGGATGAGGGGTTCCTGCTGTCGCTGGCCTATTCCACGCAGCGCGGCTACGGGCGCAACCATGCTTTCGTGGGCGAATTGCGCATCGGGGTCGTGCGGGTTGCGGCGCATCTGCCGGAACTGGGCTTTGACATAGAATTTGCCGAAATCACCCTGACGGAATGCGAGACGGTAAACCAGTTCCAAGGGTCAAAGACCCAGCCTGCACAGTTCACGCGCGGCTATGGCTTGGTGTTCGGGCAGTCCGAGCGCAAGGCGATTTCGATGGCGCTGGTGGACCGGGCCTTGCGGGCCGAAGAGCTGGGCGAAGACCTGTCGGGAGCGCCCGCGCAGGACGCGGAATTCGTGCTGTCGCATTGCGACAACATCCAGTCCAGCGGATTTCTGGAGCATATCAAGCTGCCGCATTACGTCGATTTCCAGGCAGAACTGGAACTGGTGCGCAAGCTACGGCGCGAGGCCGGGGCAGATGCCGTGCCAGAGGCGGCAGAATGA
- a CDS encoding alpha-D-ribose 1-methylphosphonate 5-phosphate C-P-lyase PhnJ, whose protein sequence is MTDYNFAYLDEATKRMIRRALLKAVAIPGYQVPFSSREMPMPYGWGTGGVQVTAACLVPEDTLKVIDQGADDTTNAVSIRSFFEKVAGVATTEATAEASVIQTRHRIPETPLREGQILVFQVPIPEPLRFLEPRETETRVMHALEDYGLMQVRLYEDIARHGEIARAYAYPVKVEGRYVMDPSPIPKFDNPKLHMSPALQLFGAGRECRIYALPPFTRVESLDFEDYPFTPSKAAGQDCAICGAAGSYLDEVITDDAGGRMFVCSDTDYCATRVQEGSA, encoded by the coding sequence ATGACCGACTATAATTTCGCCTATCTGGACGAAGCCACCAAGCGGATGATCCGCCGGGCGCTGCTGAAAGCGGTCGCCATTCCCGGCTACCAAGTGCCGTTCTCCAGCCGTGAAATGCCCATGCCCTATGGGTGGGGCACCGGCGGTGTGCAGGTGACAGCCGCCTGTCTGGTGCCCGAGGACACGCTGAAGGTGATCGACCAAGGCGCGGATGACACGACCAACGCGGTGTCGATCCGCAGCTTTTTTGAAAAAGTTGCAGGCGTGGCCACGACCGAAGCCACGGCAGAAGCGAGCGTTATCCAGACGCGCCACCGCATACCGGAAACGCCCTTGCGCGAAGGGCAGATTCTTGTCTTTCAGGTGCCGATCCCTGAACCCTTGCGTTTTCTGGAACCGCGAGAGACTGAAACCCGTGTCATGCACGCGCTCGAAGATTACGGGCTGATGCAGGTGCGCTTGTATGAGGACATCGCCCGGCATGGCGAGATCGCCCGCGCCTATGCCTACCCGGTCAAGGTGGAAGGGCGCTATGTCATGGACCCGTCGCCCATTCCGAAATTCGACAATCCGAAGCTGCACATGTCGCCCGCGCTTCAGTTGTTCGGCGCAGGGCGCGAATGCCGCATTTATGCGCTGCCGCCTTTTACACGGGTCGAGAGCCTCGATTTCGAGGATTACCCTTTCACACCGTCGAAGGCCGCGGGGCAGGATTGCGCGATCTGCGGCGCCGCGGGTAGCTATCTGGACGAGGTAATCACCGATGATGCGGGCGGGCGGATGTTCGTCTGTTCCGACACTGATTATTGCGCAACCCGCGTGCAGGAGGGCAGCGCATGA
- the phnK gene encoding phosphonate C-P lyase system protein PhnK, with amino-acid sequence MTPLLQVKNLTKRYGAHLGCGDVSFDLWPGEVMGIVGESGSGKSTLLNCLAGHLAPDAGQVIFDTRDHGPRDTLQMPAPERRWLSRTDWAFVHQNPRDGLRMGVSAGGNVGERLMAVGARHYGDIRGQAQDWLTRVEIDANRMDDRPSTFSGGMQQRVQIARNLVTGPRLVFMDEPTGGLDVSVQARLLDLLRGLVRRLGLSVVIVTHDLAVVRLLADRLMVMKDGHVVEEGLTDQVLDDPQHGYTQLLVSSVLNV; translated from the coding sequence ATGACCCCGCTCTTGCAAGTAAAAAACCTGACCAAACGTTACGGCGCGCATCTGGGCTGCGGCGATGTGTCGTTCGATCTGTGGCCGGGCGAGGTGATGGGCATTGTCGGTGAAAGCGGATCGGGCAAATCGACCTTGCTGAACTGTCTTGCCGGGCATCTGGCCCCCGATGCGGGGCAGGTGATTTTCGACACGCGCGACCACGGCCCGCGCGACACGCTGCAAATGCCCGCCCCCGAACGCCGATGGCTGTCCCGCACCGACTGGGCCTTCGTGCACCAGAACCCGCGCGATGGGCTGCGCATGGGGGTTAGCGCCGGTGGCAATGTGGGCGAGCGGCTGATGGCGGTCGGCGCGCGCCATTACGGCGACATTCGCGGGCAGGCGCAAGACTGGCTGACCCGCGTGGAAATTGACGCGAACCGCATGGATGACCGCCCCAGCACCTTCAGCGGCGGGATGCAGCAACGTGTGCAGATCGCGCGCAACCTTGTGACCGGGCCAAGGCTGGTCTTCATGGATGAACCCACGGGCGGGCTGGATGTCAGCGTGCAGGCGCGGCTTTTGGACCTGCTGCGCGGTCTGGTGCGGCGGTTGGGCCTGTCGGTGGTGATCGTGACGCATGATCTGGCCGTGGTGCGGCTGCTGGCCGACCGCTTGATGGTAATGAAGGACGGCCATGTCGTTGAAGAGGGTCTGACCGACCAAGTGTTGGACGATCCGCAACATGGTTACACGCAGCTCTTGGTCAGTTCGGTGCTGAATGTCTGA
- the phnL gene encoding phosphonate C-P lyase system protein PhnL, whose translation MINVTDAGKRFVLHNQGGTVLPVMSGASLHVGPGECVALTGASGAGKSTLMRMIWGNYRCDTGSIRVAGVELNGAAPRDVLALRRDRLGYVSQFLRVIPRVPTLDVVAEPLAMQGMPEPEARAAAEAMLTRLNIPQRLWGLSPTTFSGGEQQRVNIARGFIHNWPVMLLDEPTASLDAANRAVVLDLISEAKASGAAILGIFHDLAARQAVCDREVDVQAFTPKGQAA comes from the coding sequence ATGATAAACGTCACGGATGCTGGTAAACGTTTCGTGTTGCACAATCAGGGCGGGACGGTCTTGCCCGTCATGTCGGGGGCGTCCCTGCATGTTGGGCCGGGCGAATGCGTGGCGCTGACTGGCGCGTCGGGGGCGGGCAAATCCACCCTGATGCGGATGATCTGGGGCAATTACCGCTGCGACACCGGGTCGATCCGCGTGGCGGGGGTAGAGCTGAACGGCGCCGCGCCGCGCGATGTTCTGGCGCTGCGGCGTGACCGTCTGGGCTATGTCAGCCAGTTCCTGCGGGTGATCCCGCGTGTCCCTACGCTGGACGTGGTTGCCGAACCCTTGGCCATGCAAGGTATGCCAGAGCCAGAGGCCCGCGCGGCGGCCGAGGCAATGCTGACGCGGTTGAATATTCCCCAGCGCCTGTGGGGGTTGTCACCGACGACCTTTTCCGGCGGCGAACAGCAGCGTGTGAACATCGCCCGCGGCTTTATCCATAACTGGCCGGTCATGTTGCTGGACGAACCGACGGCGAGTCTGGATGCCGCAAACCGCGCGGTGGTTCTGGACCTGATTTCAGAGGCCAAGGCAAGCGGGGCCGCGATTCTTGGTATTTTCCACGATCTGGCCGCAAGGCAGGCCGTGTGCGACCGCGAGGTCGATGTGCAAGCCTTTACACCCAAGGGGCAGGCAGCATGA
- the phnN gene encoding phosphonate metabolism protein/1,5-bisphosphokinase (PRPP-forming) PhnN, with translation MSAGRLVVVVGPSGVGKDTLIGALAEHCPEIVVARRVITRAAGAKGEDHDAVSEALFDARLALGHYAVHWSAHGLRYAIPATIDGALAAGRMVVFNGSRGALPAIKARYPQAEVLMITATPETLARRLQARGRETAREIAARLKRAALDPPKDAHVIFNDGSLEDALAQMLRALNLSAQSA, from the coding sequence ATGAGCGCGGGGCGGCTTGTGGTCGTGGTCGGCCCTTCGGGCGTGGGCAAAGACACGCTGATCGGCGCGCTGGCCGAACATTGCCCCGAGATTGTCGTGGCGCGCCGGGTCATCACGCGCGCCGCCGGGGCCAAGGGCGAAGATCATGATGCGGTCAGCGAGGCCCTTTTCGACGCAAGGCTGGCCTTGGGGCATTACGCCGTGCATTGGTCCGCCCATGGCTTGCGCTATGCCATCCCGGCCACGATAGACGGCGCGCTGGCTGCCGGGCGCATGGTGGTGTTCAACGGCTCTCGGGGGGCATTGCCCGCGATCAAGGCGCGCTACCCGCAGGCCGAGGTGCTGATGATTACCGCCACACCGGAAACGCTGGCCCGGCGGTTGCAGGCGCGCGGGCGCGAAACCGCCAGAGAGATCGCCGCGCGTTTGAAGCGCGCCGCACTGGACCCGCCCAAGGACGCGCATGTCATTTTCAATGATGGGTCGCTGGAAGATGCGCTGGCGCAGATGTTACGCGCACTCAACCTGTCAGCGCAAAGCGCCTGA